One Paenibacillus sp. SYP-B4298 genomic window, CGATCTGACCGTGGAAGGCATCGAAGAGTCAGTGCGTGCGGTATTCATTCGTGCGCCGTTAATCGTCGATGTTGGTTCTGCTGTACAGGTACTTTCGACCTATAAGGGAGAGATCGTGACGGCTCGCCAAGGCCACCTGCTGGGCTGCTCCTACCATCCAGAGCTAACGGATGATTATCGGCTCCATGCATACTTCCTGGAGATGGCGCGGGAAGCGGCAGTCCAAGTTAACTAAACCCTGCAGAGAGGGGCCTGTATTGTTGTGTTAGATATAAGATTGCTGAGAAATGACTTTGCGAAGGTTCAAGAGGCGCTGCACAAGCGCGGAGCCTCGGCGAATGCGATCGAACAATTTCCAGCGCTCGACGGCAAGCGCCGCGAGCTGCAGCAAGAGAGCGAGCAACTGAAGAGCCGGAGGAACACGGTGTCCCAGGAGGTCGCGAAGCTAAAGAAAGCTGGACAGGACGCTGAGGCGCTCATTGTAGAAATGCGTGAGGTAGGCGACCGAATCAAGGAGCTGGATGAGGAAGTGCGGGAGCTGGAGGTTCAGCTTGATGAGCTGCTGCTGTCCATTCCGAATGTCCCGCATGAAAGTGTGCCGGTCGGAGCATCGGAGGAGGATAATGTGGAGATTCGCCGAGTAGGCGAGCCTACAGCATTTTCCTTCCAGCCCAAGGCGCATTGGGATGTCGCGCAGGATTTGGGACTGCTGGACTTTGAAGCGGCTGCCAAGGTGACAGGCTCTCGCTTCGTCTTCTACAAGGGGCTTGGCGCCAGGCTGGAGCGTGCGCTTATCAACTTTATGATGGATGTGCACAGCGACCAGCATGGCTATGAAGAGGTGCTGCCGCCGTATATCGTCAACCGTGATAGTCTAGTTGGCACAGGCCAACTGCCGAAGTTTGGAGAAGATGTGTTCAAGATTGCGGACACGGATTATTTCCTGATCCCGACAGCAGAGGTTCCAGTAACGAACCTGCATCGCGAGGAGATTCTTGCGGCAGAGGATCTGCCGAAGTATTTCGTAGCCTATTCCGCTTGCTTCCGCTCGGAGGCCGGATCGGCGGGCAGAGATACGCGCGGTCTGATTCGTCAGCACCAGTTCAACAAGGTGGAGATGGTGAAGCTGGTCAAGCCGGAGGACTCCTACGATGAGCTGGAGACGCTGACAGCCAACGCTGAGAAAATCCTGCAACTGCTCGGGTTGCCCTACAGGGTAGTTACACTGTGTTCAGGCGATATTGGATTCACATCGGCAAAAACCTATGACCTTGAGGTGTGGTTGCCGGAGAGCGGCATGTATCGCGAGATTTCATCCTGCTCGAACTTTGAGGATTTCCAGGCGCGCCGCGCGGGTATCCGGTATCGTCCTGAGCCAAAGAGCAAGCCAGAGTTCGTCCATACGCTCAATGGCTCCGGTCTGGCTGTCGGTCGGACGGTGGCCGCCATTCTGGAGAACTATCAGCAAGAGGATGGATCGGTGATCATTCCCGAAGCACTGCGCCCGTATATGGGCAATGTGGAGCGGATTACACCGAAGAAGTAACCTGCATTACAGGACAGGCCGAGTAGAGTGGGGTATGCTCGCTTCCCTCGGCCTGTCATTTTCAGTTGCATCTTTGAATTCGACTGTGATATAATCTTATTTGTGGCGATTCAATAATTCTATGGAGAGATACCGAAGCGGTCATAACGGGGCGGTCTTGAAAACCGTTAGGGTGCAAGCCCACGTGGGTTCGAATCCCACTCTCTCCGCCATAACTTAACGATTCAGCCTGCCGGCTTGCGGCAGGTTTTTTTTGTCTTTAGGAGCCATGTATTGATCCTGCTCGCTTGATGCATCTTAATAGATGATGGAGGTGGAACAATCATGAAGAAGGATTCATTGCAGATTGAACAGCAGGCGTTGGCAGATGCGTGGCAACGTACATTGCCTACAATGCTCGAGCCTGGCGATGCGATCGAGGTTCGGGTGGATGAAGCGCAGCATAATGCATTGCACATATCTATTCATGTAGCGGGACGGCAAGACTACTCGCTTGATTTCAAGGTAGAGTACGTGGATAGCCGCGAAATCAAGGCACAGTTCATCGATGTGGAGAAGGATGGACGCAATATCGATGAGCGTACTCCGATGCTGCAGGAGCTAATTCAGGACTATACCCGCCATCTTCACGAGTGCGCACAAGCGTTGCAGCAGCTCACCCATGCATAGGAGGCAGGACAAATGACGCAAGCAAAGGGACATGTGGATAAAAACCTGCAAGGCGTAGCCAAGGATCTGGCAGAGCAGACAGTGAACAGCCATCACGCGCAGCAGCTCCAGCAGGATAAGAATGACCGCAGGCATCAGGACGCGCTCAATCACGACGAGCCTGCTGATCTGGAGCAGCCTTAGACGTGCAGAGGCAGCACTGAGCATATATTTTCAAGCAAGGGGGTTAAAAGATGGGCAAGCCCAAGAGTCAGCCTGTTCCCGGAGCAACTGACGAGCAGCACGCAAGCAATCGCGGTGAAGGCCAGCAAGAGCCGTTATCCGGCTCGAAGAAGGTCAAGCAGGCCAACCATACACGGCATAACAATGCCGAAGGCTAGGGAGTTTGCATGCATCCCCTAAGAAGGGCAACGTGTTACGTATACATCTGTCGAATATTAGCCTCTCGTTTGGATCGATATAGATCTGAACGGGAGGTTTTTTGTCGAAATTTACGACTATCTTTAATATAATTTTAGAATTCTACTCTAAAAATTCCTTTCCGTTCCATCCAATTTATATTACAATAAGGGATGACTTGCGAATAGGAGGGAACAACATTGAATCGTAAGATGGGATTGAAATGGCTGCTCATGATGGCTGCCCTTCTGATCTTCGTGGCAGGCTGCGGGCTGCGGGCAACACCACAGGAGACCATACAGGGCGCGCTTGAGAAGACGATGGGATTGAAATCATACACATTTTCTACATCAGTTAATTTGGACGAACTGACACTGCCCGAGGCTTTCTTGGAGAACGAAGGCCCTGAGGGCGCTATGGTGCTTGGTTTGCTGCAAAATCTCAAGATTGATATGAACGGCACCTATCAGGCGGAGCCGATGCGCATGGAGGTTACAGCGGATATTGCGCTGTCTGGCGATCTTTCCTTCAATCTGACTGTGCCGATGGTATTCACGAAGGAGAAGTTCTGGATTAAGGTTCCGAAAATCCCGATGGTGCCTATGGGCGAAGTGGCTGGAAAGTTCGTGGAGATTGATCTCGAGGAGCTAGCCAAGCAAGAGGAAATGAAGGTTCCGGCATACAATCCCGAGCTGCAGCAGAAGCTTGTCCAGGATGTGACGTCTATTGTACTCAAGCATCTGGATAGCAAGCAGTATTTCCAGCAGCTTAGCAAGGAAGAGCTGAAGGCGCTGCCTGAGGGGCTAGAGCTGAATAAGGCGATCAAGGTATCTGTGAATCAGAGTAACTTTGAGTCGGCGGTGCTGACATTTATGGAGAAGTCGTTGCCTGAGATTCTTGATATGCTGGCTGGCAATGAGAGCTATATGAAGATTCTCGATGTTACGAAGGAAGATATTGAGTCGTCGAAGAAAGAGCTTTCCGGGGAAGATGCAGAGGTATGGAAGAAGGGTCTGGAGGAGATGAAGAAGGAGCTGACCATTAATGAGTTTTCCTTGGTTGGCGGAATCCATAAGAACTACCTGACATACCAGGATGTCAAAGCAGATATGAGCTTTATGGTTGACGGTGATCCGGCCAAGCTGGTGCTGAGCATGGTGAACAGCTATGCCAACCTGAATGAAGCGGTGGAATTCAAAATCGAGGTGCCGGAGGACCAGATCATTACGATGGATGAATTGAGAAATCAGGGCAGCCAGTTAGAGTACTAGAGCCTGATAAGAATTCTATTCTATAGAGCATGTTACCAAGCCTGACGGTGAGCCGTCAGGCTGGCTCTAGTTGCCGATACAAAAAATTTCTCTTTCGATAGCAACTTTTTCCTGTGCCGCAGCGTCTACTCATCAAAGTCCTTTATTAGTAAATGGATAGTAGGCAACATGGAAATAAACTGAATTTTGGAGGCTGTTGAGATGAAAAGGATCGCATCCGCTTTACTTGGTGTATCGCTGTTATGGGCTGCAGTGCACCCGTCAGCACCGGTACATGCGGCTAGCTCACAGATTAAAATCTATATTGACGGTTCGGAGCTTCAGACTGATCAAGGGCCAGCGGTCATCAATTATCGGACATTGGTGCCATTGCGCGCGATCTTCGAGGCTCTGGATGCCAAGGTAACCTGGAACAGTAAAACGGAGACCATCGTAGCACAGAAGGGCGGCACGACCATCAAGCTGACATTGGGGTCGAAGGCCGCCACGATTAATAACACGACGGTCTATATGGATGTGCCTGCGCGCACATTGAATAACCGGACACTGGTGCCTGTTCGTTTCGTAAGTGAAGCACTCGGCGAGGATGTCCGCTGGGATGAAGCCGCACAGAGCGTGTATATTAAGACCTCATCCAAGGTCTATGCGCCGTCGTCTGTCTCTGCTTCCATCATCGGCCAGCAAGGCGATGGCCGGGATATTGAGGTGCGCTTCAGCAAGTCGCAGCAGGAAGCCAATATTAATCATTACCGAGTCTATGTAGTGAAGTCATCCAATGCTTCCTCCTTCAACGTGAACCGGGCGCTGTCACTGTCGAGCAACATCTACACACAAGTATCCAAGGATGGTGGGGATAAACGTCTGACGCTCTCGGCAGATACGAGAGATACAGACGGCAGCTATATTACGAGCGGCCAGTCCTATGTGTTGTATGTGCTGGCAGTAAGCAATCTCAATAACCAATCCGCCTTGTCCTCGGCATCCTCGACAGTGGCGGTCGCGGCGAATGCTTCGCCTGCGGCAGCTAGCAATGTCAAAGTGGGCATCAATTCTAGCTACGGGGATGGCCGGGACATATCCGTTAGCTTTAATCGTGCGATAAATGAGACCTATGTATCCGGCTATCGTGTATTTGTCGTTAAATCGCAGAACGCAGGCAGCTTCAATGCAACAGTAGCAGCCAATGTATCCAGCTCCAACTACACGTCGCTGGGCAAGACGTCTACATCGGTGGTGAGCACTTCGCTGTCGTCCAGCTCGCGTGATACCTCGGGCGATCTCATCCGCGCAGGCGTGTCCTACCGCGTATATGTATACTCTGTCACCTCTAACACAGCCCAGCAGGCAGGCCAACTGTCTGCCGGATCGGACGTGTTTAGCATTGGCTCATCCAGCCTGGCGCCGACAGCTCCGGTGATTACAGGTGTGGACAATGCCTACAGCTACGGGGACAGCCGTGACCTGGTCGTCAAATTCAATCGCTCCAATGATGAATCCAAGGTGAGCGCCTACCGTGTGTTTGCGGTGCCAAGCAGCAAAGTCAGCAGCTTTACGCTCGCAACGGCCAATGGAGTGAGCAGCAACAATTATACGACGGTCAGCAAGACGGGCTATAACTTAAGTGTAGCGCTTGGCTCAGGCATGAGAGACATACAGGGCAATGTATTGAAACGCAACGAGTCGTACCGATTCTTCGTTATGGCAGTTGGCAATGCCAACACCAGCTTCTCGAATTCGTTGTCGTCGAGCTCGTCGCTGGTCACCCTGTCGGTGCTATCATCCGTACCGAGCGCAACAAGCGTAAGAGTTAGCGATGTAAGCGACTATGGGGACGGACGGGATCTATCGGTGAGCTTCACGAAGGCATCCAACGAATCCAATATTGCCCATTATCGTATCATTGTTGTGAAGGCGCAGGACGCCAGCGGCTTTAATGTTGCCATGGCCAATAATGTCTACTCATCCAACTACATGTTAGTGAATAAGACGGGAGCGGGCACACTATCGACGATACTGCCGTCAGATGCCCGCGATACCTCAGGAGAATATATTCGCAGCGGCGTATCCTACCGCGTCTTCGTCTTGGCGGTGAGCGACAACGCATCTCGAGCATCCAACAGTCTGTCGTCCAGCTCTTCGGCGATTACTCTGAAGGAGAGCACAACCATTACAGCGCCTTCGGTCTCCAAGGTGGAGGACATTAGTGACTATGGAGACGGTCGGGATATTCGGGTGGCGTTCAAACGCTCCTCGGATGAGTCCAAGGTGCAGTTCTATCGTATCTTCGTTCACAATCTGAGCCGCAGCTCGTCGACATTTAATTTGAATACAGCGAATAATGTCGCTTACGGCAATTATTATGAAGTGAGCAAATCCGGTTCCGATCAGACGCTGGTTCTGCCATCGAGCATGCGGGATACACAGGGTAATCTGATTACGACCGGGCAGCAGTACCGCATCTACGTACTGGCGATTGGCAATGATCGGGCTAATTATCAGAACGCGCTATCGTCTGCTTCTTCGACTCTTACTCTGACCAATAATATGGGCAGCAGCGCGGTCACGAATGTTAATGTTAGCGATGTGAGCGATAATGGAGATGGGCGTGATCTGCTCGTTAACTTCAACAAAGCGAGCGACGAATCGAGAATTAATCATTACCGGGTGCTCGTCGTCAAGGCCGCCAGCGCTGATCGCTTCAACCTGAACAGCGCGAATAATGTGTCCTACTCGGATTCGACTGTTGTAAGCAAGACGGGCAGCAACCTGAGTGTGACACTGGGAGCAGATGCGAGGGACGTAGACGGTTCCGCGATTCGTAATGGCGTCAGCTATAAAGTGTTCGTGCTGTCTGTGAATGACAGCTCACTGGCGGGCAGTAATGCCTTGTCGAATGCTTCGGCCGCCATCACATTAACGTCGAATTCGGTCTCCGCGGCGGTGAATGTATCGGCGTCCTCGGCGAACACCTATGGGGATACACGCGACCTGGAGGTTACGTATACGAAGCCGTCCAATGAGGCTAATATTGTGGAGTACAGAATTATGGTGGTACGCGCAGATCAGGCGAGTTCATTCAATCTGGTGTCAGCCAACAGTGTCAGCTCCAGCAATTATACGATTGCCTCCAAGCAAGGCAATAGTCCCAAGACATCGCTTGCCACCACGGCTCGCGACGTGCAGGGCAATCTGATCACGCAGAAGACGCCATACCGGGTGTTCGTACTGGCAGTAGGGGACAGCCGTATTAGCGCCGGCAATGCACTATCATCCATGTCCAATGAGATCATACTGACAGAAATATCAGCGCCATCCGTATGGATCACCAATGTACAGGACGCTGGTAATGATGGCAACGGACCAAGCCTGAGCGTGAGCTTCAATCGCGCCAGCAATGAGAGCAATATTGCCTACTATGCTGTCATGGTAGTTCCTTCCTGGCGTTCTGACAGCTTCTCCTTGTCCCAGGCCAATGCCTTGTCTGCTTCCCGTTATACCCAGGTCAACAAGACGGGAGGCGACCCGAGCGTGCTGTTGCCTTCATCTACCCTGGATGTGGACGGAAACGTGCTGCGCAGCGGTGTAGCCTACAAGGTGCTGGTGCTGTCTATTGCGGACGGACGCACAGTGACTGCGAATGCTTTATCCGCGCCTTCGACCGAGATTACACTCAATTAATCGTTTATCTTAATCTGACGGGTAACAGCCTTGCTGCTGAAGCCCGTCAGATTTTTTTGTGGAATTCAAATGACTGGTAAAACAAACCATTGAAATCAACCCATTTTGTCGGTATGATCGAATTAGAAACCAATTTCTTTCAAATTAAGTTCTTTTTCTCAGTTATTTGAGAATGTAAATCCTAATTTATGGCGACAAAAGAGTAGAAGAGTGACTATAATATTGGATTCCCTCCCAATGCAAACGCTTTCTTTTAATTGCGACAATAGTGCCTCATTTACGCTCAATTAGATTACATAAGCGATCTATAATATCTGTCGTGCATCGTGTCATAACAACCGCCGCATGCAGCCCATATTCGCCAAAATGCACCCTATCGTTCAATATGCGGTTGGCAAAAAGGGGGACGAAGCGTGTCAAGTCCAGGGGTATTAATAGTTAATGCCGAGCTGAAGCTGAGCCGGATGATTGCTGACGGCATCAAAGAGGAGGATTGTGTGGTCTATGAAGCCCATAATGGCCACTCTGCGCTACGTATGCTGCAATATCATTCCATTGATGTCATGCTGCTCAATGATCACCTGCCAGATGTGAGCGGTCTTGAGTTATTGGCGCAGGCCAAGGAGCATTCACCTAGAACCGTCGTATTCCTGCTAATCGAGCACGGTGATTCTGACCTGGCACGACAAGCCGTAAGGCTGGGAGCAACGAATTGCTTCCACAAGCCAGGAAACGAGAAGGTGGTGCTGCAGGCGATTCGGGATGCATTCCAACTGCTTGAGGAGAATCGGACGGGTATTATTTTTCGCAGTGAGGCCATGCATCAGGTATGGCATATGCTGGGTCAGGTGGCGGATACGCGGATGAGCGTGCTGTTGTATGGGGAGAGCGGGGTTGGCAAGAGTATGCTGGCCAGGTGGATTCATCGTAATAGTCGACGGAGACAGCATCCCTTCATATCGGCTAACTGTTCCGATTTGCCTGAGAGCCTGCTTGATCAGGAACTCTTCGGGCGTGCGGGCAAATTTGCGCTGGCCCACCTCGGGACGTTGTTCCTTGGGGATGTCTGTGAGCTGAGCCCGAAGCTTCAGGGGAAGCTGAACAATGTCCTCCAGGACGGACGAGTCTATCTTGAAGAGGAGCAACGATATATTGAGGCGGATGTAAGGGTGATAGCCACATCATGCCGGAGCCTGAGGCCGATGGTGGGGACGAAGCAATTTGATATTCATCTCTACGAGCGGCTAAATCCGGTAGAGGTTCAGATCCCCCCGCTGAGGGAGCGGAGAGAGGATATTCAGCCACTGCTGCATGCACGTCTAGCGGAGCTGAATATACGTTACGGCAAGCCACTTACACTGTCAAGAGAACTGCTTCATATGCTCTGCGAGATGCCATGGCATGGCAACATCCGAGAGCTGTACACGATGATTGAACGAATCTATCTGCTTAATATCGAGTCCCCCTCTGGCACATGGCAGCTTCCGGATTGGCTTACCGTCAAGCAGAAGCAGCCAGACAAGAGCGGCTGTTATCCCACGGATACCAGTCTATCCTCAAGATGGAACACAGATCGGAGATACGGCGGCTGCTAAGTGAGAAGGTCTTCTCATAGACATGGAGCGTCCATAGTCAATCGCATCAGGCTCTAGGACTATGGACGCTCCGCATGATCATCGGATTACAAGAAGAAAGACAATGCAATGAGCAGTACAGTCGTAATGACAGTAAACACAGTGATTGGCTTCAGCTCGCGCAGTACGCGGGCTTGCATCGTTTCGTCGGATTCAGTCCGGCTACGTACCTCGGTCATTTGCTTCCCCTCCTTACGCTGTGATTATACGGGGGAGAAGCAGGAGCCCACGAAGGTGGACCTGAACTTGTTGGGTCGCAATAGCAGCCGCAATAACAGCTTGTAGATGTCTTGATGAAGCGGAAGCCGTAACCGAATATAACGCAAGCCGAATACCAACGCGAGCATCAAGCGTGCCAGCATATTGTCTGCTTGCGCTGGCTGGTGCATAATGTATAGGAAGCGCACTGCATGATGTTGGGCGACAGTGACCAGCTTCGACTGGTCATGGATAAGAGCGGGCCCCTCTTGTATGAGCTGCGTATGAGGCACTTGAATGGAATGCAGCAGTAAAGACACAAGGAGCAATGTCATGACAAGCGAATAGAAGGGCAGTCTACGCCGACTGAAGGTCTCCTCAGAAGGGCTCAAAGGCGTCGCAGGCTGTCGGGCATCGTCGAATCGGTCAGTTCTGTCAGCACTAAAACCAACAGCCGTATGACGGGTAATGGACGTATAGAGGCGCAGCATATGAATGAATGAATCTTTCAGCATCGGTTCACCTTCGCTTTCTCCGCCAGCTTGTGCATCCCTGCACGAACTTTATCTCCTAAAAATAAAACCCCCTTCAACAATTAAAGGAGGTTGCGTAGCCAATGCGTAGGCATGAACATAAGTTTAAGGATGGCGCGCCCGATACGATTCGAACGTACGACCTGCAGTTTAGGAAACTGTCGCTCTATCCTGCTGAGCTACGGGCGCGTACCACTAATTAGTATATCAAACATAGCGGACGAGATGCAACAGCGACGATACAAAAACCTCTTTACCGTCAGGCTCATTGCAAAGACATGAGCGTAAAAGCTCAGTTTTTAGTAGAAAAAAGAGCAAAATCAATCGAAAAATGTCGATAAATAAGAGAAATAAGGGGTAATTTGTCGACATAAATTTACAAAAATTTTTCATAATAAAGGATATAATAGAAAGATTAAAAGTAACAGTAAGAGGGCGACCGTATGGGGGCTACCATGGATAAATTAGGACTCTATCTTGAGCTTCAGAAGCTCCGCCGCAAGCTGCATGAGATTGCTGAAGCACGAGGCAGCCTGACGGATCCGGAAGTGATTGCCATCAGCGAGGCTGCTGACAAGCTGATATTGGCGATCCAGCGGATTCAGAAGAACGAGCAGGGCGTCAGACACCATAATGAATAGACTAGCTAAGAGGCGATGGCTTCTTGTGGCGAAGCCGCCTGAAGAATTGAGTGAGCATTGCGCTGCATTCCTCCTGCAGGACCCCGCTTACTACCTCTGCCTCGTGGTTAAACCGCGGCTCCTGCAGCAAATTCATTAATGTCCCTGCACACCCTGCCTTCGGGTCAGGAGTACCATATACGACACGACCAATTCGTGATTGTACGATCGCACCCGCACACATCGGGCACGGCTCCAAGGTGACGTACAGCGTGCAATCTAGCAGTCGCCAGGCTTGAAGCTGCTGGCTGGCCTGTACGATGGCAACCATCTCGGCATGGGAGGCCGGATTGCAGGTCGTCTCCCTCAAATTATGGCCTCGACCGATAATTTCCCCGTTTTTCACAATAACAGCCCCGATGGGCACTTCCCGAATCGCTTCTGCTTTATACGCCTCTGCTATCGCTTCCTTCATCCATTTGATGTCCTCTGTTTCCGTGGAATGGCTCATGCTCAACAACTCCTTGCGATGTAATAATTGATCCCAGCCTATCCTTAATGAAGTATCCCGAACACACATTCTTGTTAACAGCATGTGTATAAATCTGTGTATAACCCAAATATAAGCTTAGTTATTATTCACATACCAACATGAATTTTGTGAATAAGTAGAATAACATGTGGATAAGTCCGCTGAATAGTTTGTTTTTTCTGAAATTCAAG contains:
- the tadA gene encoding tRNA adenosine(34) deaminase TadA is translated as MSHSTETEDIKWMKEAIAEAYKAEAIREVPIGAVIVKNGEIIGRGHNLRETTCNPASHAEMVAIVQASQQLQAWRLLDCTLYVTLEPCPMCAGAIVQSRIGRVVYGTPDPKAGCAGTLMNLLQEPRFNHEAEVVSGVLQEECSAMLTQFFRRLRHKKPSPLS
- a CDS encoding small acid-soluble spore protein P, yielding MGKPKSQPVPGATDEQHASNRGEGQQEPLSGSKKVKQANHTRHNNAEG
- a CDS encoding stalk domain-containing protein — translated: MKRIASALLGVSLLWAAVHPSAPVHAASSQIKIYIDGSELQTDQGPAVINYRTLVPLRAIFEALDAKVTWNSKTETIVAQKGGTTIKLTLGSKAATINNTTVYMDVPARTLNNRTLVPVRFVSEALGEDVRWDEAAQSVYIKTSSKVYAPSSVSASIIGQQGDGRDIEVRFSKSQQEANINHYRVYVVKSSNASSFNVNRALSLSSNIYTQVSKDGGDKRLTLSADTRDTDGSYITSGQSYVLYVLAVSNLNNQSALSSASSTVAVAANASPAAASNVKVGINSSYGDGRDISVSFNRAINETYVSGYRVFVVKSQNAGSFNATVAANVSSSNYTSLGKTSTSVVSTSLSSSSRDTSGDLIRAGVSYRVYVYSVTSNTAQQAGQLSAGSDVFSIGSSSLAPTAPVITGVDNAYSYGDSRDLVVKFNRSNDESKVSAYRVFAVPSSKVSSFTLATANGVSSNNYTTVSKTGYNLSVALGSGMRDIQGNVLKRNESYRFFVMAVGNANTSFSNSLSSSSSLVTLSVLSSVPSATSVRVSDVSDYGDGRDLSVSFTKASNESNIAHYRIIVVKAQDASGFNVAMANNVYSSNYMLVNKTGAGTLSTILPSDARDTSGEYIRSGVSYRVFVLAVSDNASRASNSLSSSSSAITLKESTTITAPSVSKVEDISDYGDGRDIRVAFKRSSDESKVQFYRIFVHNLSRSSSTFNLNTANNVAYGNYYEVSKSGSDQTLVLPSSMRDTQGNLITTGQQYRIYVLAIGNDRANYQNALSSASSTLTLTNNMGSSAVTNVNVSDVSDNGDGRDLLVNFNKASDESRINHYRVLVVKAASADRFNLNSANNVSYSDSTVVSKTGSNLSVTLGADARDVDGSAIRNGVSYKVFVLSVNDSSLAGSNALSNASAAITLTSNSVSAAVNVSASSANTYGDTRDLEVTYTKPSNEANIVEYRIMVVRADQASSFNLVSANSVSSSNYTIASKQGNSPKTSLATTARDVQGNLITQKTPYRVFVLAVGDSRISAGNALSSMSNEIILTEISAPSVWITNVQDAGNDGNGPSLSVSFNRASNESNIAYYAVMVVPSWRSDSFSLSQANALSASRYTQVNKTGGDPSVLLPSSTLDVDGNVLRSGVAYKVLVLSIADGRTVTANALSAPSTEITLN
- the serS gene encoding serine--tRNA ligase, with product MLDIRLLRNDFAKVQEALHKRGASANAIEQFPALDGKRRELQQESEQLKSRRNTVSQEVAKLKKAGQDAEALIVEMREVGDRIKELDEEVRELEVQLDELLLSIPNVPHESVPVGASEEDNVEIRRVGEPTAFSFQPKAHWDVAQDLGLLDFEAAAKVTGSRFVFYKGLGARLERALINFMMDVHSDQHGYEEVLPPYIVNRDSLVGTGQLPKFGEDVFKIADTDYFLIPTAEVPVTNLHREEILAAEDLPKYFVAYSACFRSEAGSAGRDTRGLIRQHQFNKVEMVKLVKPEDSYDELETLTANAEKILQLLGLPYRVVTLCSGDIGFTSAKTYDLEVWLPESGMYREISSCSNFEDFQARRAGIRYRPEPKSKPEFVHTLNGSGLAVGRTVAAILENYQQEDGSVIIPEALRPYMGNVERITPKK
- a CDS encoding aspartyl-phosphate phosphatase Spo0E family protein encodes the protein MDKLGLYLELQKLRRKLHEIAEARGSLTDPEVIAISEAADKLILAIQRIQKNEQGVRHHNE
- a CDS encoding sigma-54-dependent transcriptional regulator, which translates into the protein MSSPGVLIVNAELKLSRMIADGIKEEDCVVYEAHNGHSALRMLQYHSIDVMLLNDHLPDVSGLELLAQAKEHSPRTVVFLLIEHGDSDLARQAVRLGATNCFHKPGNEKVVLQAIRDAFQLLEENRTGIIFRSEAMHQVWHMLGQVADTRMSVLLYGESGVGKSMLARWIHRNSRRRQHPFISANCSDLPESLLDQELFGRAGKFALAHLGTLFLGDVCELSPKLQGKLNNVLQDGRVYLEEEQRYIEADVRVIATSCRSLRPMVGTKQFDIHLYERLNPVEVQIPPLRERREDIQPLLHARLAELNIRYGKPLTLSRELLHMLCEMPWHGNIRELYTMIERIYLLNIESPSGTWQLPDWLTVKQKQPDKSGCYPTDTSLSSRWNTDRRYGGC